TTAAGGACTTTCAAATTGAAGAATTTCATCCCAAATTGGCAGTAGTAGAAAATATATCGGGCAAGCTTTATGAAGCTACAAAGCCATCTATGATAATGATAGAAGATAGTTTAAGCTGTAAGCTACACAACTGGTCGATTCAAATTAAGGAGTTTATTTTATCCTCGGGACGGGCAGGGGATAAATACTATTCTTTGCATGATTTGGGAGCGGCTCCCGCAGCAAAAGTTAGGGTTACAAGTTTAAAAGATACCATATCCGGATGGATATCATGTGGTAGTTTTAATCGTCCTCACGAATCATTAAAGCTAAATGATGAGTATTCTTTATTGATGACTGTTCCTGAACCAAAAAAATTCTCATCGGAGGTTAGCATATTTACTCCCGACGGATCTAAAGAAGATCTTGTTTTGGAAGTAAATAAGCCACACTCGGTAAATGGATGGAAAATTTATCAATTAAGTTACGATGAAACAATGGGTAAATACTCTACCCTAAGTGTTGTTGAATTAGTAAAAGACCCTTGGCAAATATATGTTTATATTGGCATTTTTATGATGATGATTGGTTCTGTTTATATGTTTTGGAGAGGTAATAAAGTTAGAATTAGCAGTAAACACTAAATAAAATTGATGTGTGTTTATGGTAATCGTAAATAGAGTATGATGATTTGGAATTATTTTTTACTAACAGCAGGACTTAGTTCTGTGAGTTGGATAGCAGCAGCTTTACTTCCTAAAAAGGAATTACTAAGAAATATACTGGTTGTAGCTGGGATATTAAGTATTGCGTTTTTTATTGGATTTTTATGGGCAACTTTGGAGCGCCCGCCAATGAGGACTCTTGGCGAAACCCGATTGTGGTATTCTTTATTTATATCTATAATCGGATTAATAACCTATTATCGCTGGCGATATTTATGGATGCTGTATTATTGTTTATCCATGTCGGTACTTTTTTTATTTATAAATTATTTAAGTCCGGATAATTTTTCGAAAACACTAATGCCAGCTTTACAAAGTCCATGGTTTGTTCCTCATGTTGTTGTGTATATTATTTCTTATGCATTTTTGGCGGCCTCAACATTGGTAGCTATTTACGGATTATATCAGCTTAAAAAAGATAAATTCGATAAAAAATTAATGTTTGTAGCCGATAATTTAGTGTATTTAGGCTTTGCATTTTTAACTCTCGGATTACTTTTTGGTGCTTTATGGGCGAAAGAAGCTTGGGGACATTATTGGACTTGGGATCCGAAAGAAACATGGGCCTTTATTACCTGGATGGGGTACCTAGTTTACATACACAGAAGATACCAAATGCCATCGAAATACATTTCTTCTTTATGGATATTGGCTTTTGCTTTTGTGATATTATTGATATGCTGGTTTGGAGTGAATTACCTGCCTTCGGCACAGTTTAGTGTTCATACTTATAATCAATAATCTAAAATATAAAGATATAAAAAACGCCGATTCCAAAGAACCGGCGTTTTTTATACTTGTGGCTTAAAGCTTGTGACTTGTAGCTAATAATTATTCTTCTATTTTGTGAAGTATCATTTTCTTGGCTTTATCAATTGCTTGCTCAAGTCCTTGTGGATCTTTTCCTCCTGCCGATGCAAAGAAAGCCTGACCACCGCCTCCACCTTTAATTTCTTTGGCAGCTTCACGAACAATTGCTCCAGCATT
This genomic interval from uncultured Marinifilum sp. contains the following:
- a CDS encoding cytochrome c biogenesis protein ResB, which codes for MNKNTKSLWQTPWGYAEAFLIAFGLLFIGFLLELTIQLSTVVQIRYPVNLIFGLGYLICLLAFYFTIRKKKIFLFLSGIPASVAAMSVLTFLVIIMGITPQTSMHDENFITKLSLNKLTTSWPFLLVNFYLLLVLALVILRKSFPFKLKNWGLICSHLGLWITIFAAGLGSGDLIRLKMDLREHKTEWKAYDDKGKYYELPLAIKLKDFQIEEFHPKLAVVENISGKLYEATKPSMIMIEDSLSCKLHNWSIQIKEFILSSGRAGDKYYSLHDLGAAPAAKVRVTSLKDTISGWISCGSFNRPHESLKLNDEYSLLMTVPEPKKFSSEVSIFTPDGSKEDLVLEVNKPHSVNGWKIYQLSYDETMGKYSTLSVVELVKDPWQIYVYIGIFMMMIGSVYMFWRGNKVRISSKH
- the ccsA gene encoding cytochrome c biogenesis protein CcsA — its product is MIWNYFLLTAGLSSVSWIAAALLPKKELLRNILVVAGILSIAFFIGFLWATLERPPMRTLGETRLWYSLFISIIGLITYYRWRYLWMLYYCLSMSVLFLFINYLSPDNFSKTLMPALQSPWFVPHVVVYIISYAFLAASTLVAIYGLYQLKKDKFDKKLMFVADNLVYLGFAFLTLGLLFGALWAKEAWGHYWTWDPKETWAFITWMGYLVYIHRRYQMPSKYISSLWILAFAFVILLICWFGVNYLPSAQFSVHTYNQ